The Elaeis guineensis isolate ETL-2024a chromosome 13, EG11, whole genome shotgun sequence genome includes a region encoding these proteins:
- the LOC109506523 gene encoding protein ACCELERATED CELL DEATH 6-like, protein MDPRLLDAARYGDVDLLKKIEEENADLRRGVTPFGNTARHIAVTFKQQEFVEEICARKPALLRVRNQNGETPLHAAAILGSHRVVVLFLGLAPAIDVWRGDVKELLRAVDRYRNNALHSALRNGHAKAGLLHKRTRGDSLSGHDEGISCDRAAPSAMRSLRP, encoded by the coding sequence ATGGATCCAAGATTGCTGGACGCGGCAAGGTACGGTGACGTTGATCTCCTCAAGAAAATAGAGGAGGAGAATGCCGACCTACGCCGTGGTGTAACTCCATTCGGCAACACGGCGCGTCACATCGCCGTCACGTTCAAGCAGCAGGAATTCGTCGAGGAGATCTGCGCGCGGAAACCGGCCCTCCTCCGAGTGCGAAACCAGAATGGCGAGACCCCACTCCACGCTGCTGCGATTCTGGGGAGCCACCGAGTGGTCGTCTTGTTTCTGGGGCTCGCGCCAGCGATCGATGTGTGGCGGGGCGACGTAAAGGAGCTGCTGAGGGCGGTGGATCGATATCGCAACAACGCCCTTCACTCGGCCCTGCGCAACGGGCACGCCAAAGCTGGCCTCCTCCATAAACGAACAAGAGGAGACTCTCTATCTGGCCACGACGAAGGGATTTCTTGCGATCGTGCAGCACCTTCTGCAATGCGATCCCTGCGACCATAG
- the LOC140853156 gene encoding uncharacterized protein, with product MRFLRPRDLKLCFRGNNGRSPVHLCASEDRVDVFFELFRRCPDALDAVDGGGRNALHIAIECQKELVAHLLMMTQGIDLLLNQRDWQGKTSLRVAVEKHNPDKLQQLLRIKRVDTCVTDSRGLTAPQSFYMDEQPALDSAWYESHSVLSDACAEDDACKQNFVKKNIWRMEFQLLQKVLGTYSHIYLSFVAVLMAVVTSVAAFMIPDGYLNEDGPEEDLAVFSRKPAVKIFMIFDTISMCCSLLATYIYLTTAIKPGIGRSLYITFGEILVSLTFLGMIIAFAIGIHMQLWHQLACGLECSYIFVAVKDS from the exons ATGAGATTTCTTCGCCCAAGAGATCTAAAACTTTGTTTTAGAGGTAATAACGGACGTTCACCGGTTCACCTGTGCGCGAGCGAGGATCGTGTGGATGTATTCTTCGAGCTCTTCAGGAGATGCCCAGATGCTCTTGATGCCGTTGATGGAGGGGGCAGGAATGCTCTTCATATTGCCATCGAATGCCAAAAGGAGCTGGTGGCGCATCTGTTGATGATGACCCAGGGGATTGACCTGCTATTAAACCAAAGGGACTGGCAGGGGAAAACGTCTTTGCGCGTAGCAGTCGAGAAACACAACCCAGACAAACTCCAACAACTCTTGCGAATTAAGAGAGTAGACACGTGTGTCACTGACAGTCGGGGTCTCACGGCTCCACAATCTTTCTACATGGACGAACAGCCAGCCCTAGACTCCGCATGG TATGAAAGCCATTCGGTTTTAAGCGATGCTTGCGCTGAAGATGATGCATGCAAACAAAATTTCGTGAAGAAGAATATTTGGCGCATGGAATTTCAGCTTTTGCAAAAAGTGTTGGGCACATATTCTCACATTTATCTTTCGTTTGTGGCAGTACTCATGGCAGTTGTGACCTCTGTTGCTGCTTTCATGATACCTGATGGGTATCTAAATGAGGACGGCCCAGAAGAAGACCTCGCAGTCTTCTCTAGAAAACCAGCGGTTAAGATCTTCATGATCTTTGACACCATTTCTATGTGTTGCTCTCTTTTGGCAACATATATCTACTTAACAACAGCTATAAAACCAGGAATTGGTCGATCGCTTTATATAACATTTGGGGAAATACTAGTCTCGCTTACATTCTTGGGTATGATTATTGCATTTGCGATAGGCATCCATATGCAATTGTGGCACCAACTTGCTTGTGGCTTGGAATGCTCATACATATTTGTTGCAGTCAAGGATTCATAA